The DNA segment CGCTCCTCGACGGGCCGGTCCGCCAGCAGCGCCGGGTCCAGCGGACCGCCGTCGCCCGCCACCCGCCACCGGGCGGCGCCGCGCTCGCTGTCCTCGATCAGGACGTAGGGGCCGTCCTGGCTCCGCCGCAACTCCCGTACGTGCTCCGGGGTCTCGATCACGACCTCGGCCAGCCCCGGCAGGGTCAGCAGCAGCGCCGCGTCGACCGCGTCCAGCAGCCGCTCGGCGAGATCCTGCGCCGCGACGTCCCGCAGCGGCAGCACGACGGCGGTGTCGTACCCCTCGGGGGCCCGGCCCTCCGCGGGCAGCGGCAGCCGCAGCAGCGGTACGTGGCCGTCGCGCCGGCGCAACTCCCCGCCCAGACCCGGGCTGTGCGCCGCGACCTCCTCCGCCATCGCCCGCGCCTCGGCCAGCGACCAGCGCACCCCGCCGGTACGGCCCACCAGCGCCGGCTCGTCGCTCACCGACAGCACCGCGGCGAAGCCCACGCCGAACCGGCCGACCGCGCCGGCCGACACGCTGGCCTCCCGCTTCGCGGAGGCGCGCAGCGTCGACAGCGACTCGACGCCGGTGGCGTCCAGCGGGGCGCCCGTGTTGGACGCGACGAGCACGGCGGGGGCGTCGCCGTCGGCCGCGTGCAGCGTCAGCCGCAGCCGGCCCGGCACGCCGGCGCGGGCCGCCGCGTCGGCCGCGTTCTGCGCCAGCTCCACGGCGAGCCGGTCGCGGTAGCCGCCGAGCGCCAGGTCCTCCTCGGCGTTGGCGTCCTCCCGGAACCGCGCCGGCGACGCGGCCCAGGCATCCAGCACGCCACGCCGCAGCCGGGCCGTCCCGAACGGGTCTCCGGCGGCGCCTCGCACCCACGACGTAGCGATCACTGTCCGTCTCCCTCAAGCGTGTGTCGGTGGGCCGACGGTATCTCCCCACGATTGCGAGTGCCCCGCCGTGTCTGTTCCCGCCTTCGGCGGGGTGGGTGTCCCGCCTTCGGCGGGGTGGGTCTGGGGGGTGGGGTCCCGGCTGAGCGGTGGGTGCCGGGTTCGGGGCCTCCGGGGTGGGTGTGCGGACTGCTTCGCTTTACGTCCGAACACCCACCCCCGGAGGCCCACCACCGGCACCCACCACGCAGCAGAAGCGGCCCCCGCCCAAACAACCCCACCCCCGCCGGAGGCGAAACGGCGCCGCAGAAAACAACGTGGGGCGAAGGCCCAGCGCGCCGGCGCGCCTAGCTGTGGCCGAGCTCCTCGGCCGGCCCGGTCTCCTCGACCGAGCCCCCGTCCCGCTCGGGCCGCAACGACAACGGCTCCACCACCGTCTCGTCGACGACCGGCTCCGCCGGCCGGGGCGGCTTCGGCATGACGGCGGCCTCGGAGTGCGCCCCGCACCCGTACGAGAGGGAGACGACCCGCCCGTCCGCCGGGGCGAACTCGTTGGCGCAGACGCCGAAGGCCTGGCCCAGGGAGCCGGGGAGCGGGGTGAGGAAGCCGCAGGAGACGCAGGTGGCGGGGGCCGCCTGGGCCATGGGGGTCTTGGCGCCGAAGGCTTCTTCCCAGCGGTCGGCGGCGGAGTGCAGGCCGTAGCGGGAGAGCACCCGGGCGCGGCGCATGCCCAGTTCCTCGGCGACGGCCGCGATGCTGCCGCGCCGCGGGGCGGGCTGGATCGCGGGCGAGCCGGGGACGACGTCCGCTTCCTCGGAGTCGGCCACCTCGGCGGCCATGCCCTCGGCGACGGGGGAGTTCGGCGGCGGGGCGTCGTCGCCGGTGAAGCCGGGCTCCAGGCGCAGGTCGTCGGCCTCGGTGGGCAGCAGGTCGCCGGGGCCCATGTCGCCGGGGCGCAGCCGCTCGCTCCAGGGCACCCACTCCGGTGCGAGCAGCGCGTCGGGGCCGGGCAGCAGGACGGTCTCGTCGAGGGTGACGACCTTGGCGCGGGAGGCCCTGGCGACGGTCACGGCCCAGCGCCAGCCCCGGTAGCCGGGTTCGTTGCAGGCGAAGAGGTGGGTGACGACGCGGTCTCCGTCGGCGACGGCGTCGATGTGCTCGCCGACCGTGCCGGGCAGTGCGGCCTCCTCGGCCGCCTCCCTGGCCAGGTCGACCGCCGCGGCGCACAGGCGGTCAGGGGTACGGCTTCGCATCGCAGCACTCACAAGAATCGATTCTCTCTTCTACGCCGTCTCACGAGTGCGCCAGCCGGAGCTGTCCTTGTCCTGTCCGGACGACCGGCGGTACCGGGGCGGGCGGAGCGGACCAGGGGACCGCGTCGACGTCCGCGCCCGGTCGTTCCGGTCGAGCGCACCTCTTACGTCCCATTCTGCGGGATCGCGCGGAGGCACGCGGCCAAGAACGACCGCCGGTGGCGCGCTACACACGCTACCCCTTCAACGGTGTACGACCCCTCGGTGGGAGGGCAAATGTCAGCGGCGGCGACCGCGGGCCGGTGCGCCTCGCGCGGCAGCGTCGAGAAAGTGCCCTCTGCTGGGCGAGTTGGGGCACTATGACCAGGTGGCTGCCGCAAGGGCGTCGAAGGTGTCGAAGGTGTCCCGGACCCCGGGGGCGTCGTCACGGGTGCCGCGCGCCACGGCGCGCGGCGGGTATGGGGACAACCGGGCCCGCCGGGCGGGCCGGGCTGTCGGTCGCGCGCTGCGCAGACCGTTCACCGGCGCGGCGCGGGGGCTGCGGCGCGCCACGCATGCGCACGGCGCGGGCGAGTCGGGCCTGGGCAAGCTGATCGAACTGCACGCGGTGAACTCCGCGGGCGACGTGATGATCACGGTCGCGCTGGCCTCGACGGTGTTCTTCGCGGTGCCGACGGATCAGGCGCGGGGCCGGGTGGCGCTGTATCTGGCGGTGACGATGGCGCCGTTCGCCCTGCTCGCGCCGGTGGTGGGGCCGCTGCTGGACCGGGTGCCGCACGGCCGCCGGGCGGCGATGGCGGGCTCGATGCTGGCGCGGGCGCTGCTGGCGCTGACGATGTCGGGCGCGGTGGCGACCGGGGGGCTGCCGCTGTATCCGGCGGCGCTGGGGGTGCTGGTGGCGTCGAAGGCGTACGGCGTGGTCCGCAGCGCGGTGGTGCCGCGGCTGCTGCCGCCGCGGATCTCGCTGGTCAAGGCCAATTCGCGGGTGACGCTCGCGGGGCTGCTGGCGACCGGTGCGGCGGCGCCGATGGGGGCCGGGCTGCAACTGCTGGGGCCGGGCTGGCCGCTGTACGGGGCGTGTGCGGTGTTCGCCGCCGGGACGTTCCTGTCGTTCTCGCTGCCGCACAAGGTCGACTCGGCGAAGGGCGAGACCCGGGCCCGGCTGACGTCCCGGGCGGCGTCGGGGCGGTCGGCGGGCGGGAAGCGGAAGCCGGGGCTGCGGACGGTCGGCCCGTCGGTGCTGCACGGCCTGCAGGCCAACGCCGCGCTGCGGGCGCTCTCCGGGTTCCTGACGTTCTTCCTCGCGTTCATGCTGCGCGAGCATCCGCTGGGCGGGCTGGGCGCGGCGGCCTCGCTGGGACTGGTGGTGGTGGCGGCCGGTACCGGCAACGCGCTGGGCACGGCGGTCGGTGCCTGGCTGAAGGCCCGCGGTCCCGAGCCGATCATCGCGGCGGTGCTGGGGCTGGCGCTGTGCGCGACGGTGCTCGCGGCGGTCTTCTACCCGGTACTGGCGGTGGTCGTGGTACCCGCGGCGGCGGCCACCGCGGGGCTGTGCCAGGCGCTGGCGAAGCTGTCGCTGGACGCGATGATCCAGCGCGATGTGCCGGAGGAGGTGCGCACGTCCGCGTTCGCCCGGTCCGAGACGGCGCTGCAGATGTCGTGGGTGGTGGGCGGCGCGATCGGGATCTCGCTGCCGCTGATCGGCACGGTGGGCATGGCGGTGGCCGCGGCGCTGGTGGCCCTGGGCGTGGTGCTGGCCGTGCGGGGACTGCTGAGCGCGGCCCGGCGGGGCGGTACGGCGGCCCCCCGGGTGGCCTGAGGGCCGACGGGCGGCGCGGCACGCCGTACCCGGGCGTGGCGCGAGCCGGAGCGCCCGATAGCCTGCCCGTATGACCGCTGCGTTGATCTCCTGGGGCAAGGGCCGCCGTGCCGCTGCCGCCATCGGTGCCGTCTCCCTGGGCCTCCTCACCCTCTCCGCCTGCGAGAAGCCGACGTCGCTCGCGACCGTGACCGTCGGTTCGACGACGGTGCAGGCCGAGGCCACCCCCGGCTGCGACGGCGACGGCAAGGCCCTGTCCAAGAAGGCCGTCACCGCCTGCATCACCAAGAAGGGCGGCAAGACGATCACCGTCCACCCCGGTGAGCAGGTCCGCGTCGGCGTCGACCCGTCGGTCGCCAAGTCCGGCTGGATCGTCATCGGCGCCGGCCCCGTGATGCGCGAGCCCAGCAAGCAGACGTACCGCAGCTTCGACGCGGACACCCTGTTCATGCAGCAGAACCCGCAGACCGGCCAGACCTCCTACTCCAAGGACGTCACCCTCCAGGTCGCGGAGCTGGGCGGGGGCGGCGGTCCCAAGACCATGTGGCACTTCACGCTGAAGCAGAAGGACTGAGGACCGGGACGGCGGGCCGTTCGATGCGGGTTCTGGTCGTCACGGCGGTGACCGCCGAGCGCGACGCGGTGGCAGCCGCGGCGGGCCCCTGCGACGAGGTGGCGCTGCCCGGCGGGTACGCGCTGCTGCGCGCGGCGGGCGGACCGGTGGCGTGCGATGTCCTGGCCGCCGGTGTCGGCCCGGCCGCCGCGGCCGCCGGCGCGGCCACCGCGCTGACCGCCGCCGCGCTCGCCGGAGCGCCGTACGGCCTGGTCGTCTCGGCCGGGATCGGCGGCGGCTTCGTCCCCGGGCCCGAGGGCTCGCCGCCCGGCGCCCCGCTGGGCTCCGTGGTGGTCGCGGACGCGATCGTCGCGGCCGATCTGGGCGCCGAGACCCCCGACGGCTTCGCCCCGGTCACCGACCTCGGCTTCGGGACGGTGGCGCACCGCCCCGACCCCGCGCTGGTCGAGGCCGTCGCCGCGGCGGCCGGTGCGGCGGCCGGCACCGTCGTGACGGTCTCCACGGTCACCGGCAGCGCGGCCCGCGCCGCCGAGCTGGCGGAGCGTCACCCGGGGGTGCTGGCCGAGGCGATGGAGGGCTTCGGGGTCGCCGAGGCGGCCGCCGCACACGGGGTGCCGGTGCTGGAGGTCCGTACGGTCTCCAACGCCGTCGGCCCCCGCGACCGCGGCGCCTGGCGCATCGGTGCCGCGCTCACCGCCCTGACCGGCGCCTTCCGTACGCTTCCCGGAGCCCTGACGGCCGCCACCGGACCGGCTCCGGATCTTCACCGCTCCTGAGGAGGACCCCGTGACCCGGCCGCTGGACATCGCGTACTCGCCGTGCCCGAACGACACCTTCGTCTTCGACGCGCTGGCGCACGGCCGCGTCCCGGACGCGCCGGAGCTGGCGGTCACCTTCGCCGACATCGACGTCACCAACGGCATGGCCGAACGCGGTGAGTTCGATGTGCTGAAGGTGTCGTACGCGGTGCTGCCGTGGGTGCTCGACGACTACGCGCTGCTGCCCTGCGGCGGGGCGCTGGGGCGGGGCTGCGGGCCGCTGGTGCTGACCCGGGAGGAGGGCGCGGCGGCGGATCTGGCGGGCCGGACGGTCGCGGTGCCCAGCGAGCGGTCCACCGCGTATCTGCTGTTCCGGCTGTGGGCGGCGGCCGAGGTGCCGGGCGGGGTCGGGGAGATCGTGGTGCTGCCGTTCCACGAGATCATGCCGGCCGTGCGCGACGGCAAGGTCGACGCGGGCCTGGTCATCCACGAGGCGCGCTTCACCTACCAGGACTACGGGCTGTTCTGCCTGGCCGACATGGGCGAGCACTGGGAGCTGACCACCGGCCTGCCGATCCCGCTCGGCGCGATCATCGCCAAGCGGTCGCTGGGCGAGCCGGCGCTGCGCGAGCTGGCGGCGGCGATCCGCAGCTCGGTGCTGATGGCCTGGGACGACCCGGAGGCGTCCCGGCCGTACGTCCTGGAGCACGCCCAGGAGATGGACCCGAAGGTCGCCGACCAGCACATCGGGCTGTACGTCAACGAGTTCACCGCCGACCTCGGCGAGGACGGCTATGCCGCGGTGCGCGGGCTGCTCACCCGCGCCGCGGCCGAGGGGCTCGTTCCGCCCCTCGGCCGTGATGCGCTGCGCTTCGTGTGAGAGACGCGGCGGCTGACGGCGCGGCGGCGCCGCCGGCCCGCCGGGCTGCTCAGACGTCCAGTTGGTCGGCGACGGCGCGCAGCATGCCGGCGATCTTCGCGCCGTGCACCTTGTCGGGGTAGCGGCCGCGCTCCAGTTGCTGGGTGACGTTCTCCAGGAGGGTGGTCAGGTCCTGGACGATGGAGGCGAGTTCATCGGGCTTGCGGCGCTGCGCCGCGGCCACCGAGGGTGCGGGGTCGAGGAGCGTCACGGTCAGCGCCTGATCGCCGCGCTGGCCCGCGACGACGCCGAATTCGACGCGCTGGCCAGGCTTGAGTGCGGCCACGCCGTCGGGCAGCACCGACGAGTGCACGAAGACGTCACCGCCGTCATCGCGGGAGAGAAAGCCGAAGCCCTTCTCACTGTTGAACCACTTGACCTTGCCGGTAGGCACGTCTGTCCTCGTCCTCGTACTCGTTGGAAAGAAACGTTGAAATCTGGGGCCGGGTCTCCTGCGGATACTGCGGGGTGAGCGTCCCCCGCCCGTGGAGAACGGGAGCGGGAGAGGGGCTGGACAGCAGTGCAGCGGGCCGCAGGACCCGCCGTCACCAAGGCTAATGGTCCCCCGGCCGGTGACAAGACGCCGCCGGGTGGATCCTCGGTGCTTCTGGCCCCGACTTACCCTGGTCAGGTGTCTGACGAAACGCCCCAGGCCGGGGATCTGCTGGTCCGAATCGGCGCGATCATGTTCCTAGTTGGCGCAGCGGCCACTCTCGCCACGGTGGCGCCGCTGTTCCTCGGGACCGAGCCGCTGCCGTCCGTCTTCTACTGGCTGTGCATGCTGATGGGCCTCGGCTTTCTCGTCGCGGCGACCGGAGTGATCCGTTCCGCCCGCGCCGGGCGCCGTCAGGCAGCGGCGTCGTCGCCCCCGTCGGCGCCCTCCGCCACATAGCGCGCCAGCCAGGCCGGGAACTCCGCCAGGCCGGCGAGCACCACATCGGCGCCGGCCTCGCGCAGCTGCGCGGCGTCGCACGGGCCGGTGGCGACCGCGACGGACAGCGCGCCGGCGGCGCGCGCCCCCGCGACGTCGCCGGTGTGATCGCCGACGTAGACCCCCGCCCGGTGTTCGCGCAGCGCCTCGGCCTTGGCCTCGGCCCACAGCGAGCCGACGAGGGCGTCCGCGTCGAGGCCGAGGTGCGCCAGGTGCAGTTCGGCGCTGGGCTGGTACTTCGCCGTCACCACGACGGCCCGGCCGCCCGCCGCGTGCACCGCGTCCAGGGCCTCGCGGGCGCCGGGCAGGGCGGGCGACGCGGCGATCGCGTACTCCGGGTAGAGGGCGCGGTAGAGCTCGGCGATCTCCGCCACCCGCTCCTCGGGGAACCAGCGGCGGACCTCCTCCTCCAGCGGGGGCCCCAGCCGGCTCACCGCGAGGTCGGCGTCGACGAAGGTGCCGGTCCTGGCCGACAGCTCCTGGTACGCGGCCTTGATGCCCGGACGGGAGTCGATCAGGGTCATGTCGAGGTCGAAGCCGACCGTGAGGGGGTGCGCAGCCATGCCCGCCATTGTGCCCGCGGCGGCCCCGCCGGCGGCAGGAGGCCCCTGGCCCGGCCTCCTCACCGCGGCACCCGCCGCATCCGCCACACCAGGAACAGCGCCGAGGCGATGGCCGCCACCCGCACCACCCCCGGCAGCCCGTCGAGCATCTCCTGCCCCAGGCGCCCCTGCGCGATCGGCTCGCCCCAGCGCCCGTCGAAGCGGCCCCACAGCCACACCACCAGACCGCCGACGACGGTGCCCGGCACCCCGAGCGCCGCGATCTTGGCCTCGGTCCGGGTCAGCCGCCGGGAGACGTAGGCGAGGCCCCAGCCGCCCGCCAGCGCGAGCCACGACCCCAGCGCCGCACCGGCCACCAGCAGCAGGACGGCCAGCGTCAGCACCGGGCTGAGCGGCGCCCGCGCGGGCACCACCACGGTCTCCCCGGCGTCGGCCGCGGGCGCCGCACCGGCCGCGGCCCCGCGCCGCCGCCCGAGCACCCGGCGGACCAGCCGCGGCAGCCGGCGCCCGGCGGGGGCCGCGCCGTCCTCGCCGGCGTCCTGCGCCCCGTCCGCCTCGGCGCCGTCCTTCTTCAGCGAGAGCGGGTCGTTCTCCGGCCGGTCCCACATCTCCGGGATCTCGATTCCGCCGACGAACCCCGGCACGGTCTCGCCCGGCCCGAACGGCGCCGGCTCGACCCGCCACCAGTCGGGCGCGTCGCCGTCGCCCAGCTCGTCCGCGCCGGCCAGGTGCGGCGGCAGCCCGACGGACGGCGCGGACTCCGGCCCGCCGCCGCGCGGGGCGGGCACCGCGCCCCGGGAGTCCTTGCCGGGCGGGGCGTCCTTGCCCTGCGCGGACGCCATGCCGCGCCGGGCCAGCCCGGTGAGCTTGTCGCGCGCGGCGGACGTCCACGGGCGTAGCGGCTCCGGCGGCTGCGCGGGGGCCGGGCCGAGCGGTACCGAGGGCCCGGCGCCCGGCGTGCTCCCGGTCTCCGGCCGTCGCGCCGGGCCGCCCCAGGACGCGCCCGGCATCCGGTCGTCCGCGCTGCCCGCGGCCGCGACCACCGCCTCCGGCGTCCCCAGCCGTGCCAGGACCCGCTTCACCCCGGACACCGAATCGGCCTGCTGTCCGTCTATCTCCGCCCGGAGCCCGGTGACCAGCCGCATCCGGGTGGCGGCGGGCAGTCCGCGCTGCTGGGCCAGGTCGCCGACCCGGCTCAGATAGTCATAGACGAGCTGATCGCTCTCGATCCCCACGAAATCCCCTGCGGCGTCCGCTGGTTGCTGCCCCGACGGTACCGCCTCGGCCGGCCGGCGGGCCGGAGGCCGCGGGGCCGGAGCGGGGGTGGCGTGCCGGGGCGCGGCGGGGTGGCGCGGGCGTGGCGTTGCGGCGCTCCGCCCGGGCCGTGCCCGCGCTCGCTCCCCCGTCCTGCCCCGTCCCGCTAACGTAGGACGAATGACCGGTACACCCCGCACCCTCGCCGAGGAGCTCAGGACCCGCACCGACCGCGGGCTCGCCGGGCTGCTGCGGGCACGTCCCGACCTGCTCAATCCGGTGCCGGGCGACGTCACCCAGCTCGCCACCCGGGCCGGGACGCGGGCGTCGGTTCTCCGCGCGGTGGAGCGGCTCGACCGGTTCGTGCTGCAGACCGCGGAGGCGCTGGCGGTGGCGCCCGACCCGTGCCCGTACGACACGCTGGCCGCGCTGATGGCCGGGGACGCCGGGGACCCGGAGGTCGCCGCCGAGCTGCCCCGCGCGGTGGCGGAGCTGCGTGCGCAGGCGCTGGTGTGGGGGCCTGACGACCGGCTGCGGCTGGTGCGGACGGCTCGCGAGCTGCTCGGCCCGAGCGCCGCGCACCCGTCACCGACCGGCCTGGGCCCGACCGTCGCCGAGGCCGCGGCCGGCATGTCGCCGGGGCGGCTGCAGGAGATCCTCGCCGCGGCCGGGCTGCCCGCCACCCACGACCCGGTCACCGCGGTCGCCGCGCTCACCGGGCTCTTCACCGACCGCGTACGGATGGCGGCGCTGCTGGACACCGCGCCCGCCGAGTCCGTCGCCGTCCTCGACAGGTTGCTGTGGGGCCCGCCGTACGGCGGGGTCACCGACCGCCCGGCGCCGCATCTGCGGTGGCTGCTGGACCGGGGCCTGCTGATCCCGGCGGGCGCCCGCAACGTGGTGCTGCCGCGGGAGGCGGCGCTCCATCTGCGTGCCGGGCGCGCCCATCACACCCCCGAGCCGGTCCCGCCCGCCCTCGCGCCCGTCACCGAACGCGATCCACAGCTTGTGGACAACGCGGCCGCGAGCCAGGCGTTCACCGCGCTGGCGACCGTCGAGGAGCTGCTCAAGGAGTGGGACCTGGGCGGGCCGGCCGTGCTGCGCGCCGGCGGGATGAGCGTCCGCGACCTCAAGCGGACCGCCGCCGCCCTGGACACCACCGAGCAGCTCGCCGCCTTCTGGCTCGAACTCGCCTACGGGGCGGGGCTGATCGCCTCCGACGGCGAGGCCGACGAGCGGTTCGGGGCCACCCCGGCCGCCGAGGAGTGGCTGCAGCTGCCCGACCACGAGCGCTGGGCCGTGCTCATCGGCGGCTGGCTCGCCGCGACCCGCACGCCGGGCGTCGTCGGCACCGCCGACGCCAAGGGCCGCGCCCTGGCCGCCCTCGGCCCGCACCTCGACCGCTCCCCCGCCCCCGAGGTCCGCCGCCGCGCCCTCGCCCTCCTCGCCTCCCTGCCGCCCGGCGCCTCCGTACCGGCGACGGCGGTCCTGGCGCGGCTGCGGTGGGAGCGTCCGCTGCGCGGCGACGCGGCCGCGGGACAGATCCCGGCACCGGCCGCCGGCCGGACCCCGGCCGCGGGCGGCTCCGCCACCCCGCCCGTCCCCGCCGCCCCCGCGCCCGCCGACGACCTGCGCTCGCGCCTGGCCCAGGGAACCCTGGCCGAGGCCGAGTTGCTGGGCGTGACCGGCCGCGGCGCGCTCGCCGCCCACGGCCGCGCCCTGCTCGACACCGGCACCGACGCGGCCCCCTCCCCCTCGGACACCGGCGCCACGGCGCACCGCGCCGCCGCCCTCCTCGCCCCGCTCCTGCCCGAGCCCGTCGACCACGTTCTCCTCCAGGCGGACCTGACGGCGGTGGCCCCCGGGCCGCTGGAGCGCCCGCTCGCCGAGGCGCTCGGCGTGCTCGCCGACATCGAGTCCAAGGGCGGCGCGACGGTCTACCGCTTCACGCCCGCCTCCGTGCGCCGCGCCCTGGACGCCGGCCGCTCCGCCGCCGAGCTGCAGGAGTTCCTCGCCGCGCACTCCCGCACCCCGGTCCCCCAGCCGCTCGCCTACCTCGTCGACGATGTGGCCCGTAAGCACGGCCGGCTGCGGATCGGCGCGGCCGCCGCGTACGTCCGCTGCGACGACGACGCGCTGCTCTCCGAGATCCTCGCCGACCGCCGCGCCGCCGCCCTCCGGCTGCGCCGGCTCGCCCCGACCGTGCTCGCCGCCCAGACCTCCCCCGACCAACTCCTCGACGGCCTGCGGGCGATGGGGTACGCCCCGGCCGCCGAGTCCGCCGCCGGTGACGTGCTGATCGCCCGCGCCGACACCCACCGCACCCCGCCGCGCACCGCCCCCGTCCCGGTGCCCGACGGCCCGCCGTCCCCCGACCCCACGCTCCTCACCGCGGCGGTGCGCGCCATCCGCGCCGGCGACCTCGCGGCCACCGCCGAACGCAAGCCCGTCCACACCCCCGCCCCGGCCCCCGGCGCCCTCCCCCGCACCACCTCCGCCGAGACCCTCGCCACCATGCAGGCCGCGGTCCTGACCCACTCCGCCCTGTGGATCGGCTACGTCAACGCCGACGGCGCCGCCAGCCAGCGGGTCATCGCGCCGGTCCGCGTCGAGGGCGGCTTCGTGACGGCCTACGACCACACCTCCGACGAGGTCCGCACCTACCCCCTGCACCGGATCACGGGGGTGGCGGAGCTGGCGGACGACTCGGTCTGAGCGGCGGGCGCGCGCCGCTCGGACCGGGCCCCGGCGGCCGTCACTGCCGATCGCCGCGGCGATGCGGCACACTGGACGTTTGGCCGTATGTGCGGCCGAGGCCGTGGGCCGGTGATCGACGGCCCGGCCCCGCGGCCGGTGCCGGCGGCCGACAGCCGGGAAGCGAAAGGCGAGGCGTGTGAACGGACCCCTCATCGTCCAGAGCGACAAGACGCTGCTGCTGGAGGTGGACCACGACCAGGCGGACGCCTGCCGGCGGGCCATCGCGCCCTTCGCCGAGCTGGAGCGGGCGCCGGAGCACATCCACACCTACCGGGTGACGCCGCTCGGGCTGTGGAACGCGCGGGCCGCCGGGCACGACGCCGAGCAGGTCGTCGACGCGCTGGTGCAGTTCTCGCGGTACCCCGTGCCGCACGCGCTGCTCGTCGACATCGCCGAGACCATGTCCCGCTACGGGCGCCTCACCCTGGTCAAGCACCCCGCGCACGGCCTGGTGCTCACCACCACCGACCGCCCGGTGCTGGAGGAGATCCTGCGCTCGAAGAAGGTGCAGCCGCTGGTCGGGGCCCGGCTGGACCCGGACTCCGTCGTGGTGCACCCGTCGGAGCGCGGCCAGATCAAGCAGACGCTGCTCAAGCTGGGCTGGCCGGCCGAGGACCTGGCCGGCTACGTCGACGGCGAGGCGCACCCGATCGAGCTGGACGAGAACGGCTGGGCGCTGCGGCCCTACCAGCAGCAGGCCGTCGAGGGCTTCTGGCACGGCGGCTCGGGCGTGGTCGTGCTGCCCTGCGGCGCCGGCAAGACGCTGGTCGGGGCGGGCGCGATGGCGCAGGCCAAGGCCACCACGCTGATCCTGGTGACGAACACCGTCTCGGCCCGGCAGTGGAAGCACGAGCTGGTCAAGCGGACCTCGCTCACCGAGGAGGAGATCGGCGAGTACAGCGGGACGAAGAAGGAGATCCGGCCGGTCACCATCGCCACGTACCAGGTGCTGACGACCAAGCGGAAGGGCGTCTACCCGCACCTGGAGCTGTTCGACTCCCGGGACTGGGGCCTGATCGTCTACGACGAGGTGCACCTGCTGCCCGCGCCGGTCTTCAAGTTCACCGCCGACCTCCAGGCGCGGCGCCGGCTGGGCCTGACCGCGACGCTGGTGCGCGAGGACGGCCGGGAATCGGACGTGTTCTCCCTCATCGGGCCCAAGCGCTTCGACGCGCCCTGGAAGGAGATCGAGGCGCAGGGGTACATCGCCCCCGCGGACTGTGTCGAGGTCCGGGTCAACCTCACCGACACGGAGCGGCTGGCGTACGCGACGGCCGAGACCGACGAGAAGTACCGCTTCTGCGCGACCACCGCCAGCAAGCAGAACGTGACCGAGGCGCTGG comes from the Streptomyces angustmyceticus genome and includes:
- a CDS encoding DUF3027 domain-containing protein translates to MRSRTPDRLCAAAVDLAREAAEEAALPGTVGEHIDAVADGDRVVTHLFACNEPGYRGWRWAVTVARASRAKVVTLDETVLLPGPDALLAPEWVPWSERLRPGDMGPGDLLPTEADDLRLEPGFTGDDAPPPNSPVAEGMAAEVADSEEADVVPGSPAIQPAPRRGSIAAVAEELGMRRARVLSRYGLHSAADRWEEAFGAKTPMAQAAPATCVSCGFLTPLPGSLGQAFGVCANEFAPADGRVVSLSYGCGAHSEAAVMPKPPRPAEPVVDETVVEPLSLRPERDGGSVEETGPAEELGHS
- a CDS encoding MFS transporter is translated as MPRATARGGYGDNRARRAGRAVGRALRRPFTGAARGLRRATHAHGAGESGLGKLIELHAVNSAGDVMITVALASTVFFAVPTDQARGRVALYLAVTMAPFALLAPVVGPLLDRVPHGRRAAMAGSMLARALLALTMSGAVATGGLPLYPAALGVLVASKAYGVVRSAVVPRLLPPRISLVKANSRVTLAGLLATGAAAPMGAGLQLLGPGWPLYGACAVFAAGTFLSFSLPHKVDSAKGETRARLTSRAASGRSAGGKRKPGLRTVGPSVLHGLQANAALRALSGFLTFFLAFMLREHPLGGLGAAASLGLVVVAAGTGNALGTAVGAWLKARGPEPIIAAVLGLALCATVLAAVFYPVLAVVVVPAAAATAGLCQALAKLSLDAMIQRDVPEEVRTSAFARSETALQMSWVVGGAIGISLPLIGTVGMAVAAALVALGVVLAVRGLLSAARRGGTAAPRVA
- a CDS encoding futalosine hydrolase; this translates as MRVLVVTAVTAERDAVAAAAGPCDEVALPGGYALLRAAGGPVACDVLAAGVGPAAAAAGAATALTAAALAGAPYGLVVSAGIGGGFVPGPEGSPPGAPLGSVVVADAIVAADLGAETPDGFAPVTDLGFGTVAHRPDPALVEAVAAAAGAAAGTVVTVSTVTGSAARAAELAERHPGVLAEAMEGFGVAEAAAAHGVPVLEVRTVSNAVGPRDRGAWRIGAALTALTGAFRTLPGALTAATGPAPDLHRS
- a CDS encoding 1,4-dihydroxy-6-naphthoate synthase, whose translation is MTRPLDIAYSPCPNDTFVFDALAHGRVPDAPELAVTFADIDVTNGMAERGEFDVLKVSYAVLPWVLDDYALLPCGGALGRGCGPLVLTREEGAAADLAGRTVAVPSERSTAYLLFRLWAAAEVPGGVGEIVVLPFHEIMPAVRDGKVDAGLVIHEARFTYQDYGLFCLADMGEHWELTTGLPIPLGAIIAKRSLGEPALRELAAAIRSSVLMAWDDPEASRPYVLEHAQEMDPKVADQHIGLYVNEFTADLGEDGYAAVRGLLTRAAAEGLVPPLGRDALRFV
- a CDS encoding cold-shock protein yields the protein MPTGKVKWFNSEKGFGFLSRDDGGDVFVHSSVLPDGVAALKPGQRVEFGVVAGQRGDQALTVTLLDPAPSVAAAQRRKPDELASIVQDLTTLLENVTQQLERGRYPDKVHGAKIAGMLRAVADQLDV
- a CDS encoding HAD family hydrolase, whose product is MAAHPLTVGFDLDMTLIDSRPGIKAAYQELSARTGTFVDADLAVSRLGPPLEEEVRRWFPEERVAEIAELYRALYPEYAIAASPALPGAREALDAVHAAGGRAVVVTAKYQPSAELHLAHLGLDADALVGSLWAEAKAEALREHRAGVYVGDHTGDVAGARAAGALSVAVATGPCDAAQLREAGADVVLAGLAEFPAWLARYVAEGADGGDDAAA
- a CDS encoding helicase-associated domain-containing protein; this translates as MTGTPRTLAEELRTRTDRGLAGLLRARPDLLNPVPGDVTQLATRAGTRASVLRAVERLDRFVLQTAEALAVAPDPCPYDTLAALMAGDAGDPEVAAELPRAVAELRAQALVWGPDDRLRLVRTARELLGPSAAHPSPTGLGPTVAEAAAGMSPGRLQEILAAAGLPATHDPVTAVAALTGLFTDRVRMAALLDTAPAESVAVLDRLLWGPPYGGVTDRPAPHLRWLLDRGLLIPAGARNVVLPREAALHLRAGRAHHTPEPVPPALAPVTERDPQLVDNAAASQAFTALATVEELLKEWDLGGPAVLRAGGMSVRDLKRTAAALDTTEQLAAFWLELAYGAGLIASDGEADERFGATPAAEEWLQLPDHERWAVLIGGWLAATRTPGVVGTADAKGRALAALGPHLDRSPAPEVRRRALALLASLPPGASVPATAVLARLRWERPLRGDAAAGQIPAPAAGRTPAAGGSATPPVPAAPAPADDLRSRLAQGTLAEAELLGVTGRGALAAHGRALLDTGTDAAPSPSDTGATAHRAAALLAPLLPEPVDHVLLQADLTAVAPGPLERPLAEALGVLADIESKGGATVYRFTPASVRRALDAGRSAAELQEFLAAHSRTPVPQPLAYLVDDVARKHGRLRIGAAAAYVRCDDDALLSEILADRRAAALRLRRLAPTVLAAQTSPDQLLDGLRAMGYAPAAESAAGDVLIARADTHRTPPRTAPVPVPDGPPSPDPTLLTAAVRAIRAGDLAATAERKPVHTPAPAPGALPRTTSAETLATMQAAVLTHSALWIGYVNADGAASQRVIAPVRVEGGFVTAYDHTSDEVRTYPLHRITGVAELADDSV